The following coding sequences are from one Nicotiana tabacum cultivar K326 chromosome 1, ASM71507v2, whole genome shotgun sequence window:
- the LOC142164253 gene encoding secreted RxLR effector protein 161-like, translating into MDMKTAFLNGDLEEEVYMSQPEGFCDKDKSYLVCTRPDIAFVVGMFGRYQSNPGFDYWKAGKRVLRYLQGTKDFKLTYKCSDSLEVIGYSDSDLGGCKDTGKSTSGYIFLLAGGAVSWRSVKQTIVATSTMEAEFIACYEAISQALWLKNFISGLRIVDSISRPLRIFCDNSAAVFFSKNNKSGSQSKHIDIKYLMVRDYVKKQDVNFEHVSTTLMIVDPMTKGLPANIFKDM; encoded by the exons ATGGATATGAAAACTGCTTTCCTAAATGGAGATCTTGAAGAGGAAGTATACATGAGTCAACCTGAAGGATTTTGTGATAAGGACAAAAGTTACCTT GtctgtactagacctgatattgcttttGTGGTAGGAATGTTTGGCAGATATCAAAGTAACCCTGGTTTTGACTATTGGAAAGCTGGTAAAAGGGTCTTGAGATATTTGCAAGGAACCAAGGATTTTAAGCTCACATACAAATGCTCTGACTCATTGGAGGTGATTGGATATTCAGACTCTGATCTGGGTGGATGCAAAGACACTGGTAAATCTACTTCAGGATATATTTTCCTTCTTGCTGGAGGTGCTGTGTCTTGGAGAAGTGTCAAGCAGACCATTGTTGCAACATCCACAATGGAAGCTGAATTTATAGCATGCTATGAAGCTATATCACAGGCATTATGGTTGAAAAACTTTATTTCCGGCCTTAGGATTGTCGATTCCATTTCAAGGCCATTGAGAATTTTTTGTGACAATTCAGCTGCAGTTTTCTTTTCTAAGAATAATAAAAGTGGCAGCCAAAGCAAGCACATCGACATAAAGTACTTGATGGTTAGAGACTATGTGAAGAAGCAAGATGTGAATTTTGAGCATGTTAGTACTACTTTGATGATTGTTGATCCTATGACTAAAGGTCTGCCGGCTAATATTTTCAAGGATATGTAA